The proteins below are encoded in one region of Xenopus laevis strain J_2021 chromosome 8L, Xenopus_laevis_v10.1, whole genome shotgun sequence:
- the LOC108699410 gene encoding cathepsin S has product MGRSTFYLFSLFSLLIPAHLAPDPTLDTHWQLWVKSHQKSYKDAEEEHARRTIWEETLKFITVHNLEYSLGLHTYDVGMNHLGDMTGEEVAAKMTGYAGSDYSLANMTHVPNELFEAAPPTSIDWRTQNCVTPVRDQGTCGCCYAMSAVGAMECQLKKKMNMLFTLSPQELVDCSDTEGNNGCKSGNELSAFTYMMKHGVMQESAYMYTGQEADCNRKAHTGLKVTLINVVPADELMLKNAVGTVGPVSVSIDSSRKSFRLYKSGVYYDRFCTKNLDHSVLVVGYGTDIQNDYWLVKNSWGVGFGDQGYIRMARNKNNLCGIAQQALYPTV; this is encoded by the exons ATGGGACGGTCCACCTTCTACCTCTTCTCTCTGTTTTCCCTACTGATCCCGGCTCACTTGGCCCCTGATCCCACTCTGGACACTCACTGGCAGCTGTGGGTTAAATCTCACCAAAAGTCCTATAAGGATGCG GAAGAGGAACATGCAAGACGGACCATCTGGGAGGAGACACTTAAATTCATCACAGTCCATAACTTGGAATATTCCTTGGGACTCCACACTTATGATGTTGGGATGAACCATCTGGGAGATATG ACAGGTGAGGAGGTGGCTGCAAAAATGACAGGTTACGCCGGCTCAGACTATTCATTGGCCAACATGACGCATGTACCCAACGAGTTATTTGAAGCTGCGCCTCCGACATCAATAGACTGGAGAACCCAAAATTGTGTCACCCCTGTGAGAGATCAG ggAACATGCGGATGTTGCTACGCTATGAGCGCCGTGGGGGCAATGGAATGCcagctgaaaaagaaaatgaacatgCTTTTCACATTGAGCCCACAAGAACTGGTGGATTGTTCCGACACTGAAGGAAACAATGGCTGTAAATCTGGAAATGAACTCTCTGCCTTCACATACATGATGAAGCATGGCGTCATGCAGGAATCTGCTTATATGTATACAGGACAG GAAGCGGACTGCAACAGGAAAGCTCACACTGGATTAAAAGTTACTTTGATCAACGTTGTACCTGCTGATGAATTGATGCTTAAGAATGCTGTGGGCACGGTAGGACCTGTGTCTGTTTCCATAGACTCCAGTCGGAAAAGTTTCCGTCTGTACAAGTCAG GTGTTTATTACGATCGATTTTGTACCAAAAACCTAGATCATTCTGTGCTTGTGGTTGGATATGGTACAGATATTCAAAATGATTACTGGCTGGTTAAGAACAG CTGGGGAGTTGGCTTTGGAGACCAGGGATATATCAGAATGGCTCGAAACAAGAACAACCTTTGCGGCATTGCCCAGCAAGCTTTGTATCCAACAGTGTGA